One stretch of Campylobacter sp. CCS1377 DNA includes these proteins:
- a CDS encoding cytochrome bc complex cytochrome b subunit produces the protein MAQIRKATGIVDWLDQRLAVHKLLDVLMVKYWIPKQINFLWAMGVILTTLFTVLFITGLLLVMYYKPDTALAFDSVNKTIMQEVEYGWLWRHMHGVAASVIFLIIYIHMLTGIYYGSYKKGREMIWISGMLLFVVFSAEAFSGYMLPWGQMSYWAAQVITNLFGGIPFIGDALVVWIRGDYAVSDPTLTRFFMLHVCLLPIVIIGIIAFHFYSLRIPHVNNEIAEELDFDLEAEKYMSGDTKNSKVIPFWPAFLAKDFMYISLFMIFFFYLVCFKFNFAMDPINFDPADALKTPAHIYPEWYFLWSYEVLRGFFFDIGGIKAFDIGLAAFGIAQVIFFLLPWLDRSDVVKPAHERPLFFIWFWVLLIDLIVLTIYGKLPPTGVNAWVGFAASLVFLLLLLVVLPVITILERKGAKS, from the coding sequence ATGGCACAAATTAGAAAAGCTACAGGGATAGTTGATTGGCTAGATCAAAGACTGGCAGTACATAAATTACTTGATGTGCTAATGGTAAAATATTGGATACCAAAACAAATTAATTTTCTATGGGCTATGGGGGTTATTTTAACTACGCTTTTTACAGTGCTTTTTATTACGGGACTTTTACTTGTAATGTACTATAAGCCTGATACTGCACTTGCTTTTGATAGTGTCAATAAGACCATTATGCAAGAGGTTGAATATGGCTGGCTTTGGCGTCATATGCACGGTGTGGCTGCTTCTGTGATTTTCTTAATCATCTATATCCATATGCTAACAGGAATTTATTACGGTTCTTATAAAAAAGGTCGTGAGATGATTTGGATCAGCGGAATGCTTTTATTTGTGGTGTTTTCAGCTGAAGCTTTCAGTGGTTATATGCTTCCTTGGGGACAGATGAGTTATTGGGCTGCTCAAGTTATCACTAATCTTTTTGGTGGAATTCCATTTATTGGAGATGCCTTGGTTGTGTGGATTAGAGGGGATTATGCAGTTTCTGATCCAACTTTAACAAGATTTTTTATGCTCCATGTATGCTTGTTACCTATCGTAATTATAGGTATTATTGCATTCCATTTTTATTCTTTAAGAATTCCACATGTAAATAATGAAATTGCAGAAGAATTAGACTTTGATTTGGAAGCTGAAAAATATATGTCAGGCGATACAAAAAATTCAAAAGTAATTCCTTTTTGGCCTGCATTTTTAGCAAAAGATTTTATGTATATTAGTCTTTTTATGATTTTCTTCTTCTATTTGGTATGTTTTAAATTTAACTTTGCTATGGATCCAATTAATTTTGATCCAGCTGATGCACTTAAAACTCCAGCGCACATTTATCCTGAATGGTATTTCTTATGGAGTTATGAAGTATTAAGAGGATTTTTCTTTGATATTGGAGGCATTAAAGCTTTTGATATAGGTTTGGCTGCTTTTGGTATAGCTCAAGTGATTTTCTTCTTGTTGCCTTGGCTTGATAGAAGTGATGTGGTAAAACCAGCTCATGAAAGACCTTTATTTTTTATTTGGTTTTGGGTTTTATTGATTGATTTGATCGTTTTAACTATTTATGGAAAATTACCTCCAACAGGAGTTAATGCTTGGGTAGGTTTTGCCGCTTCGTTAGTATTTTTATTATTATTGCTTGTGGTATTGCCTGTGATTACAATTTTAGAAAGAAAAGGAGCTAAATCATGA
- a CDS encoding c-type cytochrome yields the protein MRELKIFLVVVVFTALVYWGVEPYAHSVMKPHVAPANFDFQQEDLSFANSIVATKQADLELAKAENNESKIEAAQKALDLANEKLQKNQALWDKVSKMDFSKADASKGAEFFSSNCIACHGLEAAGIAPTIPDSSIYGVLPPDLSGAGLLYDEKFLAALIMNPSLALKVDHKFGDAFIMTAYNVDVSGESEEVTDANIINVIAYLKEVAMQHKADLEQKTKAELEARYAKIEGISEEQKAALIEKDMVFAKEKNTFIEACGRCHSMKYDGLVATSNSSDLKGYLGSIPPDLSMMIRSRGEEYLNNFLNNTQKLLPGTAMPRVGLNEASQKEILAYMEKIGDSKKEERESTGLYIMLFFVILSIFAIAWKRSVWSKLH from the coding sequence ATGAGAGAGCTAAAAATATTTTTAGTTGTAGTCGTTTTTACTGCCCTAGTTTATTGGGGAGTTGAGCCTTATGCGCATTCTGTAATGAAACCTCATGTTGCTCCTGCAAATTTTGATTTTCAGCAAGAAGATCTTAGTTTTGCTAACTCTATAGTAGCTACAAAACAAGCTGACTTAGAACTAGCAAAAGCTGAAAACAATGAAAGTAAAATCGAAGCGGCTCAAAAGGCCTTAGATCTTGCAAATGAAAAATTGCAAAAAAATCAAGCTTTATGGGATAAAGTTTCTAAAATGGATTTTTCAAAAGCAGATGCAAGCAAAGGTGCTGAATTTTTTTCAAGCAATTGTATAGCTTGTCATGGCTTAGAAGCTGCGGGTATTGCACCGACTATTCCTGATTCTTCTATCTATGGAGTTTTACCTCCTGATTTAAGTGGGGCAGGTTTGCTTTATGATGAAAAATTCTTAGCAGCTTTAATTATGAATCCATCGTTAGCGTTAAAAGTTGATCATAAATTTGGTGATGCTTTCATTATGACGGCTTACAATGTGGATGTTTCAGGAGAAAGCGAAGAGGTTACTGATGCAAATATTATTAATGTAATTGCCTATTTAAAAGAAGTAGCTATGCAGCATAAGGCTGATTTAGAGCAAAAAACAAAAGCAGAACTTGAAGCAAGGTATGCTAAAATTGAAGGTATAAGCGAAGAGCAAAAAGCAGCATTGATAGAAAAGGATATGGTGTTTGCTAAGGAAAAGAATACTTTTATTGAAGCTTGTGGGCGTTGTCATAGTATGAAATACGATGGACTTGTTGCCACTTCAAATAGTAGCGATTTGAAAGGTTATTTGGGTTCTATTCCGCCAGATTTATCTATGATGATAAGATCAAGAGGAGAAGAATATTTGAATAACTTCCTTAACAATACTCAAAAATTACTTCCAGGTACTGCAATGCCTAGGGTAGGGCTTAATGAAGCAAGTCAAAAAGAAATTCTTGCTTATATGGAAAAAATAGGTGATAGCAAAAAAGAAGAAAGAGAAAGCACTGGTTTATATATTATGCTATTTTTCGTGATTTTAAGCATATTTGCTATTGCTTGGAAACGCTCTGTTTGGTCTAAACTTCATTAA
- the rpsB gene encoding 30S ribosomal protein S2, with product MVSMRDLLECGVHFGHQTRRWNPKMKKFIFGERKGIYVIDLQKTLRYFRYTYNIVRDAAAEGKTILFVGTKKQAGGAIKEYAEKCGMPYVNHRWLGGMMTNFGTIRQSIRKLEVIEKMEEDGSIKLLTKKEALMLTRKKEKLLAYLGGIRHMKTQPDMIFVIDTVKEKIAVQEANRLKIPVVAPLDTNCDPDLVTYPIPGNDDAIRSVQLFCQEMAEAINEGKALRDQDGEALADEKEITDEEKQEVLDEAMSEEDFEGEQE from the coding sequence ATGGTTAGTATGAGAGATTTATTGGAATGTGGTGTGCACTTTGGACACCAAACAAGACGCTGGAATCCAAAAATGAAAAAATTTATTTTTGGTGAGAGAAAAGGTATTTATGTAATTGATTTGCAAAAAACCTTAAGATATTTTAGATATACATATAATATTGTTCGTGATGCTGCAGCAGAAGGTAAAACTATACTTTTTGTTGGAACTAAAAAACAAGCAGGTGGGGCGATTAAAGAATATGCCGAAAAATGCGGTATGCCTTATGTAAATCACAGATGGTTAGGCGGTATGATGACAAATTTTGGAACAATTCGTCAGTCAATTAGAAAATTAGAAGTTATAGAAAAAATGGAAGAAGATGGAAGTATTAAACTTCTAACTAAAAAAGAAGCTTTAATGCTTACTAGAAAAAAAGAAAAACTATTAGCTTATCTTGGTGGAATTCGTCATATGAAAACCCAACCAGATATGATTTTTGTTATTGATACAGTGAAAGAAAAAATTGCAGTTCAAGAAGCAAACAGGCTTAAAATTCCTGTGGTAGCTCCACTTGATACAAATTGCGATCCTGATCTTGTAACTTATCCAATTCCTGGAAATGATGATGCAATTAGATCGGTTCAACTTTTTTGCCAAGAAATGGCTGAAGCCATCAATGAAGGGAAAGCTTTAAGGGATCAAGATGGAGAAGCTTTAGCCGATGAAAAAGAAATTACTGATGAAGAAAAACAAGAAGTGTTAGATGAGGCAATGAGCGAAGAGGATTTTGAAGGAGAACAAGAATAA
- the tsf gene encoding translation elongation factor Ts: MAEISAQMVKELRENTGAGMMDCKNALKETNGDFEKAIQLLREKGLGKAAKKADRLAAEGLVSVKVSDDFKSATVSEINSETDFVAKNEQFIALTKDTTAHIQSNSLQNIEELHSSTINGVKFEEYLKSQIATIGENLVVRRFATLKAGNNGVVNGYIHTNGRVGVIIAAACDSQAMVEKSADFLKQICMHIAAMKPSYLSYKELDMDFVQNEYKALVAELEKENEERRRLKDPNKPEHKIPKFASRKQLTDEILKQAEEDIKAELKAQNKPEKIWQNIIPGKLNSFIADNSQLDSRLTLMGQFYVMDDKKTIEQVIAEKEKEFGGKLEIVEFIRFEVGEGLEKKTEDFAAEVAAQMA; encoded by the coding sequence ATGGCTGAAATTTCTGCACAAATGGTAAAAGAGCTCCGTGAAAACACAGGGGCAGGGATGATGGATTGTAAAAATGCTTTAAAAGAAACCAATGGAGATTTTGAAAAAGCAATTCAACTTTTAAGAGAAAAAGGTTTGGGTAAAGCCGCTAAAAAGGCCGATAGACTTGCTGCTGAAGGCTTAGTGAGTGTAAAAGTAAGCGATGATTTTAAAAGTGCAACAGTGAGTGAGATTAATTCAGAAACTGACTTTGTTGCTAAAAACGAACAATTTATTGCTTTAACAAAAGATACAACAGCACATATTCAAAGCAATAGCCTACAAAATATTGAAGAGCTCCATTCTAGTACAATTAATGGAGTTAAATTTGAAGAATATCTTAAAAGTCAAATTGCTACTATCGGCGAAAATTTAGTTGTAAGAAGATTTGCTACATTAAAAGCTGGAAATAATGGAGTAGTAAATGGCTATATTCACACTAACGGGCGTGTAGGTGTTATTATTGCAGCGGCTTGTGATAGTCAAGCTATGGTGGAAAAATCGGCTGATTTTTTAAAACAAATTTGTATGCATATAGCTGCGATGAAACCAAGTTATTTAAGTTACAAAGAACTTGATATGGATTTTGTTCAAAACGAATATAAAGCTCTAGTTGCAGAACTTGAAAAAGAAAATGAAGAAAGACGCAGACTTAAAGATCCTAATAAACCTGAACATAAAATTCCTAAATTTGCAAGTCGTAAACAACTTACTGATGAGATTTTAAAACAAGCCGAAGAGGATATTAAGGCAGAATTGAAAGCACAAAATAAGCCAGAGAAAATTTGGCAAAATATTATCCCAGGAAAATTAAACAGCTTTATTGCTGATAATTCTCAACTTGATAGCAGGCTCACTTTAATGGGACAATTTTATGTAATGGATGACAAAAAAACCATTGAACAAGTTATTGCTGAAAAAGAAAAAGAATTTGGCGGTAAATTAGAAATTGTTGAATTTATCCGTTTCGAAGTAGGCGAAGGATTAGAGAAAAAAACAGAAGATTTTGCTGCTGAAGTTGCTGCGCAAATGGCTTAA
- a CDS encoding ABC transporter ATP-binding protein, with amino-acid sequence MELLKAENLNHGFEYPLFNSLNLTLNSKDCISIQGSSGCGKSTLLHILSSLLQPNSGKVFYKEQDLYALDENSRLKIRRYDFGIIFQTHYLFRGFSTLENIELASVLSENELDNEILKKLGIDSLLDQKVGKLSGGQQQRVSIARVLCKKPKIIFADEATGNLDFANAKNVLEILISYVKNNDAALFFVTHDTKLANFCDKTYILNSNGIC; translated from the coding sequence ATGGAATTATTAAAAGCGGAGAATTTAAATCATGGGTTTGAATATCCGCTTTTTAATTCTTTAAATTTAACTTTAAATTCTAAAGATTGTATTTCAATACAAGGTAGTAGTGGTTGCGGTAAATCTACGCTTTTACATATTTTATCTTCTTTACTTCAACCAAATTCTGGAAAAGTTTTTTACAAAGAACAAGACTTATATGCTTTAGATGAAAATTCAAGACTAAAAATTCGCCGTTATGATTTTGGTATTATTTTTCAAACACATTATCTTTTCAGAGGTTTTTCTACTTTAGAAAATATAGAGCTTGCAAGTGTCTTATCCGAAAATGAGTTAGATAACGAAATTTTAAAAAAGCTTGGCATTGATTCATTATTGGATCAAAAAGTTGGTAAGTTAAGTGGAGGACAACAGCAACGAGTTAGTATTGCAAGGGTTTTATGCAAAAAGCCAAAGATTATTTTTGCGGATGAAGCAACTGGGAATTTGGATTTTGCTAATGCTAAAAATGTATTAGAAATTTTAATTTCCTATGTTAAAAATAACGATGCTGCTTTATTTTTTGTTACCCATGATACCAAATTAGCAAATTTTTGTGATAAAACTTATATTTTAAATTCTAATGGAATTTGTTAA
- the fliR gene encoding flagellar biosynthetic protein FliR, translating to MEFVNYLGDKNVATFMLLFARLSGIIVFFPFFSHNNIPLVIKTTFVLFLTMYLFPNARLDNANLNSFFVLQLLSELIFGMIAGLMLQLIFAIIQMAGEQISFTMGFTMASVIDPASGMSMPITSQILNLLALLVFVAFDGHHLILLFMNYSLDYIVLGGFYPHENLLHYLNMGMLSVFSLGFSIAFPILAISLLADVIFGLLMKTMPQFNLLVVGFPIKITLSFVVLIAILTVMMQYFKELILKVFSNMQTLFFV from the coding sequence ATGGAATTTGTTAATTACCTAGGCGATAAAAATGTAGCAACTTTTATGCTATTATTTGCAAGACTTAGTGGCATTATAGTTTTTTTTCCTTTTTTTTCACATAATAATATTCCTTTGGTGATTAAAACCACTTTTGTCTTATTTTTAACCATGTATTTGTTTCCTAATGCCCGATTGGATAATGCTAATTTAAATTCTTTTTTTGTGTTGCAACTTTTAAGTGAGCTTATTTTTGGTATGATAGCCGGACTTATGCTTCAGCTTATTTTTGCTATTATTCAAATGGCAGGAGAGCAAATTTCCTTTACTATGGGTTTTACTATGGCAAGTGTAATTGATCCAGCATCAGGTATGAGTATGCCTATAACTTCTCAGATTTTAAATTTACTTGCTTTACTTGTATTTGTAGCATTTGATGGACATCATCTGATTTTATTATTTATGAATTATTCTTTGGATTATATTGTGCTTGGTGGATTTTATCCCCATGAAAATTTACTCCATTATCTTAATATGGGAATGCTCAGTGTATTTTCATTGGGTTTTTCTATAGCCTTTCCTATTTTGGCCATTTCTTTGCTAGCAGATGTTATTTTTGGTTTATTGATGAAAACTATGCCACAGTTTAATTTACTGGTTGTAGGTTTTCCTATTAAGATTACTTTGTCTTTTGTTGTATTAATTGCAATTTTAACAGTAATGATGCAATATTTTAAAGAACTTATTTTAAAAGTTTTTTCAAATATGCAAACTCTATTTTTTGTATAA
- the gmk gene encoding guanylate kinase has protein sequence MKPFILLVSGPSGAGKSTLLKKLFQDFKDEIYFSVSSTTRSPRAGEINGVHYYFISEQEFKQGIENNEFLEWANVHGYYYGTSSCYTNEALKQGKIVILDIDVQGFHLIKDKLKEKLVSIFITTQNKNELKQRLIKRNTDTIEILEKRLCNAKDEMQHLPSYDYVIINKDLQESYNCLKAIYESQKCKTKNNDLENILIQWNKGE, from the coding sequence TTGAAACCTTTTATTTTATTAGTTTCTGGTCCAAGCGGAGCTGGCAAGTCAACTTTATTAAAAAAATTATTTCAAGATTTTAAAGATGAAATTTATTTTTCAGTTTCAAGCACCACAAGATCTCCAAGAGCAGGAGAGATTAATGGTGTTCATTATTATTTTATTTCAGAGCAAGAATTTAAGCAAGGTATTGAAAATAATGAATTTTTAGAATGGGCAAATGTGCATGGTTATTATTATGGAACCTCATCTTGTTATACAAATGAGGCTTTAAAACAAGGTAAAATAGTCATTCTTGATATTGATGTGCAGGGTTTTCATCTTATTAAAGATAAATTAAAAGAAAAATTAGTATCAATTTTTATAACAACGCAAAATAAAAATGAATTAAAACAAAGACTTATTAAGCGAAATACTGATACAATAGAAATTCTTGAAAAGAGACTTTGCAACGCTAAAGATGAAATGCAGCATTTGCCAAGTTATGATTATGTCATTATCAATAAAGATTTGCAAGAGAGTTATAATTGTCTAAAGGCTATTTATGAGTCTCAAAAGTGCAAAACAAAAAATAATGATTTAGAAAATATTTTAATTCAATGGAATAAAGGAGAATAA
- a CDS encoding twin-arginine translocase TatA/TatE family subunit, which translates to MGLGSIGPGQWLIILLIIVLLFGAKKIPELAKGLGKGIKTFKSEMNSEEEVAKNTQKIEEKQEANSVNSDADLTNSNKKV; encoded by the coding sequence ATGGGTTTAGGTTCAATAGGGCCAGGACAATGGCTGATTATTTTATTAATTATCGTTTTACTTTTTGGAGCAAAGAAAATTCCAGAACTTGCTAAAGGTCTTGGAAAGGGCATTAAAACATTTAAGAGTGAAATGAATTCAGAAGAAGAAGTGGCAAAAAATACACAAAAAATTGAAGAAAAACAAGAAGCAAATAGCGTTAATTCGGATGCAGATTTAACTAATTCAAATAAAAAAGTTTAA
- the argS gene encoding arginine--tRNA ligase, with amino-acid sequence MKDLVFEEIKKVLNQDFVLENPKDKNLAHFATPLAFSLAKERKMSPHLIASELAIQFKNHPCFEKVEALNGYLNFRLSKVFLNNLSTKALNDPQNFTKGKEKNTSFLLEYVSANPTGPLHIGHARGAVFGDVLTRLARHLGYKFDTEYYVNDAGNQIYLLGLSIFLAIKEHCLNEEVTYPQEYYKGEYIVDLAKNAFEKFDKSFFTEEHIEDLAAWAKDEMLALIKDNLSKANIYIDSYASEKSYYNKLQETLEALKAHKGTYENDGKIWLASSQKGDEKDRVIIREDGRGTYLAADIVYHRDKMSRAYDKCINIWGADHHGYIARMKAAMEFLGFDGRNLEIILAQMVSLLKNGEPYKMSKRAGNFILMSDILEEIGSDALRFIFVSKKCDTHLEFDVDTLKKEDSTNPIFYINYAHARIHQVFVKAQKEINQIINADLSSLNDDGINLLFESLNLESVLRDAFENRALQKITDYLKNLASIFHKFYNENKVIGSENEDDLLKLFAIVALSIKTALNILGIEAKNKMEN; translated from the coding sequence TTGAAAGATTTAGTTTTTGAAGAAATTAAAAAAGTATTGAATCAAGATTTTGTTTTGGAAAATCCTAAAGATAAGAATTTAGCGCATTTTGCTACTCCACTTGCATTTTCTTTAGCAAAAGAACGCAAAATGTCGCCACATTTAATTGCTTCAGAATTGGCTATTCAATTTAAAAATCATCCATGTTTTGAAAAAGTTGAAGCACTAAATGGTTATTTAAATTTTAGACTTTCAAAAGTTTTTTTAAATAACCTTAGCACCAAAGCCTTAAATGATCCACAAAATTTTACAAAAGGAAAAGAAAAAAATACAAGTTTTTTACTTGAATATGTCAGCGCCAATCCTACAGGGCCTTTACATATTGGTCACGCAAGGGGGGCTGTTTTTGGTGATGTTTTAACAAGACTTGCTAGACATTTGGGTTATAAATTTGATACAGAGTATTATGTTAATGATGCAGGAAATCAAATCTATCTTTTGGGCTTATCGATCTTTTTGGCTATCAAGGAGCATTGCTTAAACGAGGAAGTGACTTATCCGCAAGAATACTATAAAGGCGAATATATTGTTGATTTAGCAAAAAATGCTTTTGAGAAATTTGATAAAAGCTTTTTTACTGAAGAGCATATAGAAGATTTAGCCGCATGGGCAAAAGATGAAATGTTAGCACTTATAAAAGATAATCTTTCAAAGGCAAATATTTATATAGATAGCTATGCAAGTGAAAAATCGTATTATAACAAACTTCAAGAAACCCTAGAAGCTTTAAAAGCACATAAAGGTACCTATGAAAATGATGGTAAAATTTGGCTTGCATCTTCACAAAAGGGAGATGAAAAGGATAGGGTTATCATACGCGAGGATGGACGAGGAACTTATTTGGCCGCAGATATTGTTTATCATAGAGATAAAATGAGTCGTGCTTATGATAAGTGTATTAATATCTGGGGTGCTGATCATCATGGCTATATTGCTAGAATGAAAGCTGCAATGGAATTTTTGGGATTTGATGGTAGGAATTTAGAAATCATCTTAGCGCAAATGGTTTCTTTGCTCAAAAATGGTGAGCCTTATAAAATGAGCAAAAGAGCTGGAAATTTCATTTTAATGAGTGATATTTTAGAAGAGATAGGTAGTGATGCATTAAGATTTATTTTTGTAAGCAAAAAATGTGATACCCATTTAGAATTTGATGTGGATACTTTAAAAAAAGAGGATAGCACTAATCCAATTTTTTATATTAATTATGCTCATGCAAGAATTCATCAAGTTTTTGTCAAAGCTCAAAAAGAAATAAATCAGATTATTAACGCAGATTTATCAAGCTTAAATGATGATGGAATAAATTTGCTTTTTGAAAGTCTAAATTTAGAATCTGTTCTGCGTGATGCTTTTGAAAATAGAGCTTTGCAAAAAATTACTGATTATTTGAAAAATTTAGCTTCAATATTTCATAAATTCTATAATGAAAATAAAGTTATCGGTAGCGAGAATGAAGATGATTTATTAAAGCTTTTTGCGATAGTAGCACTTAGTATTAAAACTGCTTTAAACATCCTTGGTATAGAAGCTAAGAATAAAATGGAAAATTAA
- a CDS encoding zf-TFIIB domain-containing protein, whose translation MLCPVCNVDLMMSDRNGVEIDYCPKCRGVWLDRGELDKIIERSSSANSYQQPSQNYQQNLYQGRGNYHDDGYYKKKKKESWISEIFDF comes from the coding sequence ATGCTTTGCCCTGTATGTAATGTGGATTTAATGATGAGTGATAGAAATGGTGTTGAAATTGATTATTGCCCAAAATGTCGCGGTGTTTGGCTTGATCGTGGAGAACTTGATAAAATTATAGAAAGAAGTTCTAGTGCTAATTCTTATCAACAGCCTTCTCAAAATTACCAGCAAAATCTTTATCAAGGACGCGGTAATTATCACGATGATGGTTATTACAAAAAGAAGAAAAAAGAAAGCTGGATAAGCGAAATTTTTGACTTTTAA
- a CDS encoding threonine/serine exporter family protein — MSDLSLIALDMFFAAVAGFGFAYACNPPLKTLFLSAILAAIGHGFRFMLLEFFHFQTLAIATFLASFVVGCLGMLLAKIFKTPAEIIAFPALLPMIPGIYAYRAILYLISFIRSEDMVLQTSYLVNFFNYFFLTLSVTLALAVGVSMTLLIFFEQSFMMTRNAKFLKK; from the coding sequence ATGAGTGATTTAAGCCTTATTGCATTAGATATGTTTTTTGCGGCCGTCGCTGGATTTGGTTTTGCTTATGCTTGCAATCCACCTTTAAAAACTTTATTTTTATCTGCAATTTTAGCAGCCATAGGGCATGGATTTCGTTTTATGCTTTTAGAATTTTTCCACTTTCAAACACTTGCTATAGCCACATTTTTGGCATCTTTTGTTGTAGGATGTTTAGGTATGCTTTTGGCAAAAATCTTTAAAACTCCTGCTGAAATTATAGCCTTTCCCGCTTTACTTCCCATGATACCAGGAATTTATGCCTATCGAGCAATTTTATATTTAATTTCTTTTATTAGAAGTGAAGATATGGTGCTTCAAACAAGTTATTTGGTTAATTTTTTTAATTATTTTTTTCTCACTCTTTCGGTTACTTTAGCTCTAGCAGTAGGCGTTTCTATGACCTTATTAATCTTTTTTGAGCAAAGTTTTATGATGACTCGAAATGCTAAATTTTTAAAAAAATAA
- a CDS encoding threonine/serine exporter family protein, with the protein MTQKPEIQDLTNFIIDYTSAMIAAGTYTSRVARCASRIAKAYGYELNLNFFFHHTSINIFDIEDKANIRTYIIPNKYSAINFSLISDLSALSWNIFDHSYKLEIAREYFEKLLHKKRYHFISSLFLSSLANAAFCRLFEGDIWAMIFVFFATFVGINLRYFFTKIQIDLRIQYIICSFLSSLLVAFALDLNLTQTPEAALGSSILYLIPGVFFINSVIDILKDHILMGLSRFISVAILITCIGAGIYITLSISKFGILQ; encoded by the coding sequence ATGACACAAAAGCCAGAAATTCAAGATTTAACCAATTTTATCATTGATTATACTAGTGCGATGATAGCCGCTGGAACTTACACTTCAAGAGTTGCAAGGTGTGCAAGCAGGATAGCTAAGGCTTATGGATACGAGCTTAATTTAAATTTTTTCTTTCATCATACTTCCATTAATATTTTTGATATAGAAGATAAAGCAAACATACGAACTTACATTATTCCCAATAAATACTCAGCAATTAATTTTAGCTTAATTTCAGATCTTAGTGCTTTAAGCTGGAACATTTTTGATCATTCTTATAAACTTGAAATTGCAAGGGAGTATTTTGAAAAATTATTGCATAAAAAAAGATATCATTTTATTTCTAGCTTATTTTTATCCTCTTTAGCCAATGCTGCTTTTTGTAGGCTTTTTGAAGGAGATATTTGGGCAATGATTTTTGTATTTTTTGCTACTTTTGTGGGTATTAATTTAAGATATTTTTTCACAAAAATACAAATTGACTTACGAATTCAATACATCATTTGTTCTTTTTTATCATCTTTACTTGTAGCTTTTGCTTTAGATTTAAATTTAACGCAAACTCCAGAAGCTGCTTTAGGATCTAGTATTTTATATCTTATACCTGGGGTGTTTTTTATTAACTCGGTCATAGATATTTTGAAAGATCATATTTTAATGGGTTTGAGCCGTTTCATTAGCGTTGCCATACTTATAACTTGCATAGGAGCCGGTATTTATATAACCTTAAGCATTTCAAAATTTGGAATTTTACAATGA
- a CDS encoding DedA family protein: MQETINFIIDIASSWGYIGIIVLMTLESCFIPFPSEVVMIPAGYLAHKGELNLALSIICGIFGSVLGALINYYICFFWGKNFVLKWGKYFGITEAKFAKFEAFFNKHGEFSTFTCRLLPGIRQYISMPAGLVKMKLLNFIVFTALGSGIWVSILAFLGYFIGENEELIKIYLHQILIAIVIFIIIASIIYIKIKKPFSKEKQ, from the coding sequence ATGCAAGAAACTATTAATTTTATTATCGATATAGCAAGCTCTTGGGGTTACATAGGTATTATTGTACTAATGACTTTAGAAAGCTGTTTTATTCCTTTTCCTAGCGAAGTGGTAATGATACCAGCAGGATATTTGGCTCATAAGGGAGAATTGAATTTAGCTCTTAGTATAATTTGCGGTATTTTTGGTTCGGTACTTGGGGCTTTAATTAATTACTATATTTGTTTTTTTTGGGGTAAAAATTTTGTTTTGAAATGGGGAAAATATTTTGGTATAACAGAAGCGAAATTTGCAAAATTTGAAGCTTTTTTTAATAAACATGGAGAATTTTCAACCTTCACTTGCCGTCTTTTGCCCGGAATTCGTCAATACATATCCATGCCAGCAGGCCTAGTTAAAATGAAACTCTTAAATTTTATTGTTTTTACAGCATTGGGGAGTGGAATTTGGGTAAGTATTTTGGCATTTTTGGGATATTTTATAGGAGAAAATGAAGAATTAATTAAAATTTATTTACACCAAATTCTTATTGCAATTGTTATTTTTATCATCATTGCAAGCATAATATACATAAAAATCAAAAAACCCTTCAGCAAAGAAAAACAATGA